One genomic segment of Arachis duranensis cultivar V14167 chromosome 4, aradu.V14167.gnm2.J7QH, whole genome shotgun sequence includes these proteins:
- the LOC107485252 gene encoding pachytene checkpoint protein 2 homolog gives MKEKGTQQTKEGDQKLADGGTILIVFIRLDPGIGKISLCKALAKKLSIRFNSRFPQCQLIEVNAHSLLSKWFSENGKLVAKLFQKIQEMMKSKALLRPEKLLYPVQILQILFGL, from the exons ATGAAAGAGAAGGGGACTCAACAGACAAAGGAAGGAGACCAAAAACTTGCTGATGGTGGAACCATACTTATTGTGTTCATTAGACT GGACCCTGGGATTGGAAAGATTTCATTATGTAAAGCATTAGCTAAGAAATTATCGATTCGATTTAATTCAAG ATTCCCACAGTGCCAGCTTATTGAAGTGAATGCACATTCTTTATTGAGTAAATGGTTTTCTGAAAATGGCAAGCTG GTTGCAAAACTTTTCCAAAAGATTCAAGAAATG ATGAAGTCGAAAGCCTTGCTGCGGCCAGAAAAGCTGCTATATCCGGTTCAGATCCTTCAGATTCTATTCGG GTTGTAA